In Tautonia rosea, the genomic window TCTCGGGCTCCGATCGCTGAGAGCCCCGTCCCCCTCGACCCGGGACGTGTCCTGCGGGGTCGTTTCCCCCTCCTTTCTGGGGTGGTCTGTTGTCAAAGAAGCTCTACGTCGGCAACCTGAACTATCAGGTTGACGATTCTTCGCTCGAAACGCTTTTCGCTCATTTCGGCTCTGTCCAGAGCGCCCAGGTGATCCAGGACCGCGACACTGGCCGTAGCAAGGGCTTCGGCTTCGTCGAAATGGACACCGATAACGAAGCGCAAGCCGCCATCGAAGGCCTGCACGATTACGAATACGGTGGGCGACGTCTCACCGTCAATGAAGCCCGTCCTCGAGAACCCCGCACGGGTGGCGGTGGACGTGGTGGCTACGGCGGTGGCGGTGGCTACGGTGGTGGCGGTCGCCGCTACTGAGCCGATCCCCTCCGATCGGGTGGCTGCTTGACTCGATTGCGTTTCGAGTCGAGGTGCAAACCTGACTGAATCTCACAACCTGGCCCCGGTCACTCTTGCTTCGCAATTCGGGTGACTGGGGCTTTGTTTCATTCCAGCCCAGCCCGCCCGTCCCGATTCTTACGACCCGATCCGATGGCGGCTCCCCTCGGAATCGGAGTCGCAATCGCTCCCCTTCCGAAACGATTCGAGCCGGGACATGCCTCGCACGTCCCGGCTCGATCGCGTCTTCTCATCCGATTTCCGAACGCACTCCCAGCTCAGACCGTGGGCTGCCAGCCTTCGGCGTACTCGCGCTTCCAGTAGCTCATCGCCTCGTCATCGCTCTGGATGGTTCCGTTCGTCGGATCGCACTTCAGCGATCGGCCGACCCGATGCGCGATATTTCCCAGGTGGCAGAGCAAGGTGCTCTTGACCCCCTGCTCGATCTCCGCGTTGAGCGCCAGCGGCGTGTCGTTGCGAATCGCCTCGACAAAGTTCGACAGGTGCTCAGGCTCTCCCAGAACTCCTCGCACCGACTTCACTTCCTTCCCCGCGTTGTCCTTGATCGTGTACGACCCGTTTCCGAACATCTCCAGGGCACCGTCGGTCCCGTAGAAGATCACAAAGGGTGCCGGGGCATTGCCGTTGCAGCTTAGGCCCTGCCAGTCGGCAGAAATCCGACCCGGAAACTCAAACGAAACTGTGTGAGTGTCCGGCGTCTCCTGCTCATCTTCAAAAACATAACGCCCGCCCGTGCTCACGACCGAGGTCGGCAAATCCACGCCGAGCCCCCATCGCACGAGGTCGAGCCCATGCACCCCGTTGTTGCCCAGTTCGCCGTTGCCCCAGTGCCAGAACCAGTGCCAGTTGTAGTGCACCACGTTGCTCTTGAACGGCTTCCGAGGCGCAGGCCCTTGCCAGAGCTCGTAGTCAATCTGGCTCGGTGCTTCCGAAGGGTCGGCGTAGCCAATCGAACCGCGTCGGCTGTTGTAGAACGACCTTGCATGATAGAGCCGGCCAATCACCCCGTCCTTGATGGCCTCGACCGCTTCGATTAATTGCGGGCTACTCCGCCGTTGCGAGCCCATCTGCACGGCCTTGTTGTACTTGCGGGCCGCCTCGACCATCATCTCCCCTTCCCAGGGATTATGACAGGCAGGCTTCTCGACATAGACATGCTTGTCAGCCTTGCAACCAAGAATCGTCGCCGGCCCGTGCCAGTGGTTCGGCGCCGCACAGACCAACGCATCTACGTCCGGATCATCCAGAATGCGTCGGAAGTCCTGGATCGCTTCCGGGCTCTGGTCGCTGACCGTCTTTCGAACCGCGTCGGCCCCCGCGTCCGCGCGATCCTGATCCACGTCGCAGCAGTATTTGACCATCACCCCCGGGGTCTGGGCAAATCCGGTCGCCAACGCCCTGCCTCGGCTCAGGCCCATCACCCCGACCGTCAACCGATCATTCGGCGCGTTGCCGCTCGCCCAACCCTTGGCCGCAGTGAACGCCAGGGTGCCCACGGCCGCCCCCGAGCCTCCCAGAAACCCCCGACGATTGATCGAACCCGTCATGGTCGCTGCCCTCTTTGCTCGCGTTGATTCGGTGCGCGGGACGGACGAATCGCATTCAATGCGCGAAACCCCGACATCAAGGTGTCAGGCTACGCGGTCAAGCGCGCAAAGTCCAGCAATAACGCGATCGAGTGATCGAGGCTCTCCGCAACGCACAATACCCACTAATTAAGAAAAATGCTCGTCCCGGAGCTCTCGCAATTCTCTTTCAATTAAGCCGACACCGTGATGCAAGCTCCCAAAGCCTTGACCCGAAGCCGATCGCGGCATCCTGCCGGAGATCGGCCCCGGATCGGGCTTTCCGAACGCGCCACGAACCATTGAAGCGAAGAATCATTCCTCGCTTCGGCGCATTCACGGAACAGACCTCGAACAGCGCTTCCATGCAGTCCGAGAGCGTTCCGTTCTTTTTTTTCGTGCAATCAGGGTATCGTTCGGACCCGCGCAGCTTCAGCAAGAGTTCTGAGCAGATCACATGAACGCCATCGTCAATCCGGGACCGCTTGATCTGAGGTACCAATCATGGCACGTCTCATTGGGATTCATCCCCGAATGACAGTTGCCAAAGTACGACGTGCCCGAAAAACCGTCAAGTCTTTTGTAACATTTTTTCAGGATCCTGCTTTACTGAGCAATTGGACTCGATCGGACCATCTCCCCACCTCCAATCGGGCCTTTCAGACAGGGGTGAGGCGAATCGTTCCCACAACGAATCCCAGCAGGTACCCGTCTTGCTCCATCTGACTCGAATCGTCAAGGTGGACCTCCTGTCCCGGAAGCAAGGAGTCGATCCCATGCGCATCGGACTGGATTGCTACACCGTGATCCATCGGAGCTTCTCCCCGAACGAGTCGCTTGCGTTTGCCGAGTCGCTCCAACTCGAGGGGGTTCAGTTCCTCGAACCTTGCTCAGTCGTTCCCGACCTCGCCCCGGACCGCCTGGCCGAACTCCGTCGAGATGCCGACGCCCGCTGCCTTTACCTCGAAATCGGCCTACCCAGCCCCAACCCCTTTGGACAGCTTAGTCCCACCCACGCACCAATCGACCCGCTCGAACGCGCAACCTGGTTTCGTCCTCACCTCGAAGCCGTGGCGGCTCTCGGATTATCCCATGCGCGAATCTTCATCGGAAATCGTCATGACCGGTTCCGAACCGATCCCCCCTGGCCAGAGCAGTGCGAAGCCGCCTCGCGAACCCTGCGAGCCATGCGGGCCGATCTGATCGCCCTCGGCCTTCGACTCGGGGTCGAAACCCATGCCGACCTCACCTGCGATGAGCTACTGACGCTGATTGATACCGTCGGGGATGACGTGCTCGGCGTCACACTCGACACCGGCAATCTACCCATGCGGCTTGATGATCCCCTTCGAGCAGCCGAGCGGCTCGCTCCGCTCGTCGTGATGACACACCTCAAGGACGCCGCGCTTGCCTTCACCGATCGCGGCCTCTGCTGGCAAGCTCGCCCCGTCGGCGAGGGATGCATCCCGATCGCCGCCATCCTCAACCTGCTCCACCAACACAATCCCGCGCTCAACCTCTCGATCGAGCTGCACCCGAGAACTTACGATCTGCCCATCTTCGACCCAACCTGGCTCGCCTGCTTC contains:
- a CDS encoding Gfo/Idh/MocA family protein encodes the protein MTGSINRRGFLGGSGAAVGTLAFTAAKGWASGNAPNDRLTVGVMGLSRGRALATGFAQTPGVMVKYCCDVDQDRADAGADAVRKTVSDQSPEAIQDFRRILDDPDVDALVCAAPNHWHGPATILGCKADKHVYVEKPACHNPWEGEMMVEAARKYNKAVQMGSQRRSSPQLIEAVEAIKDGVIGRLYHARSFYNSRRGSIGYADPSEAPSQIDYELWQGPAPRKPFKSNVVHYNWHWFWHWGNGELGNNGVHGLDLVRWGLGVDLPTSVVSTGGRYVFEDEQETPDTHTVSFEFPGRISADWQGLSCNGNAPAPFVIFYGTDGALEMFGNGSYTIKDNAGKEVKSVRGVLGEPEHLSNFVEAIRNDTPLALNAEIEQGVKSTLLCHLGNIAHRVGRSLKCDPTNGTIQSDDEAMSYWKREYAEGWQPTV
- a CDS encoding RNA recognition motif domain-containing protein, whose translation is MSKKLYVGNLNYQVDDSSLETLFAHFGSVQSAQVIQDRDTGRSKGFGFVEMDTDNEAQAAIEGLHDYEYGGRRLTVNEARPREPRTGGGGRGGYGGGGGYGGGGRRY
- a CDS encoding sugar phosphate isomerase/epimerase family protein, producing MRIGLDCYTVIHRSFSPNESLAFAESLQLEGVQFLEPCSVVPDLAPDRLAELRRDADARCLYLEIGLPSPNPFGQLSPTHAPIDPLERATWFRPHLEAVAALGLSHARIFIGNRHDRFRTDPPWPEQCEAASRTLRAMRADLIALGLRLGVETHADLTCDELLTLIDTVGDDVLGVTLDTGNLPMRLDDPLRAAERLAPLVVMTHLKDAALAFTDRGLCWQARPVGEGCIPIAAILNLLHQHNPALNLSIELHPRTYDLPIFDPTWLACFPSLEPASLAAVVRLAVLCERRYTNGSMPHPDAVEALPWPDRADTWIKRSASVLRSILPTS